One genomic window of Medicago truncatula cultivar Jemalong A17 chromosome 1, MtrunA17r5.0-ANR, whole genome shotgun sequence includes the following:
- the LOC11429788 gene encoding uncharacterized protein: MDETGDDESRRCSRNGSGGWRCKEQALPGKTHCERHHEYYKSRNSSSFVEKNGGIRNGVVVDDHDNGGKGLFGGDDHGVVEGFGGVFGDVEVNGGVNAGIGRERFNLWQQGDGQQGGRFEQASGNLGQFLGDGVEFVGGFVEDRNRAVGLGQQWGGVGVFGNGGGVSGVGKDDHGNGVDGVCGNDSPGFGSDGINGLIGEGGCFGNLYDRSFQALLSQGRVCDEDVNLTGGGTSFQGLGGESAYDFRGVGNLSQCGKFEGEKNVGSILTVPESSNKMGAFGVEEGMEMLLSGGVSINEEARGEALKPLAKRGRPKGSKNKIKKKEVDLVTNGETVCGSANVGTTVEILETEKSVFSGKADQEGVDMGDIARTKKRGQPEDWKRGRHIILAVGYEIDGVGEITGPMERGRKSKGSVNEEKNVEEVSSEVAGAGEIARPKKLGRMEASKCGKEIVVEVSNDVGGEIVRRKKRGRPKGSKCGKEIVLEVNNEVVGAEVIIEVAGAGEIARPKKLGRLEGSKCGKEIVVEVSNDVAGEIVRPKKRGRPKGSKCGKEIVVEVNHEVAGAGEIARSKKRGRPKGYKCQKEIVIKRGRPKGTKNKKKILEDQELHVQTLVQDEVQNVKPKLGRPKGSKNKKKNIAGEDGNKLHKEKKRRGWPKGFCLKPKEIAARLDEKIERRGRPKGSGMKPKETAVQLDAKIERRGRPKGAGKKPKEIVVRLDTKIERRGRPKGSGKKQKEVASQLALQIESQKSTRVDGALSTIVPHKHIQEESISPLKDPVNKEEKSDFVLECSKDSGIEKITKGLMSKSGDVHKRCSERLRTLLTDHKNSQDVEVEETFCENEVEEAIDHELESSDLMGEPETKKEPRNLRCHQCWKKSRTGIVVCTKCKRKKYCYECIAKWYQDKTREEIETACPFCLDYCNCRLCLKKTISTMNGNGEADADVKLQKLFYLLKKTLPLLQHIQREQKSELEVEASIHGSLMVEEKDILQAAVDDDDRVYCDNCNTSIVNFHRSCVNPYCRYDLCLTCCTELRNGVHSKDIPASGGNEEMVNTPPETIAWRAETNGSIPCPPKARGGCGTATLSLRRLFKANWIEKLTRDAEELTIKYQPPIVDLSLECSECRSFEEDAAHNSARKAASRETGHDNLLYCPDAIEIGDTEFDHFQRHWIRGEPVIVRNVYKKGSGLSWDPMVMWRAFRLAKNILKDEADTFKAIDCLDWCEVQVNAFQFFKGYLTGRRYRNGWPEMLKLKDWPPTNFFEDCLPRHGAEFTAMLPFSDYTHPKSGILNLATKLPTVLKPDLGPKTYIAYGALEELSRGDSVTKLHCDISDAVNILTHTADVKTPAWQSKIIKKLKKKYEVEDMRELYGLDSKAAGSRGRKRKKRRVGVTVDLKISEKEDINGRDSTLLESQEKEDKLDREACVQEFSESTKSKLDLNVSNQEVIDSPRFQQFDLNSLDSNFLVPRNDCESMLYDNVEQRCSRPRDGSCKGNTSVIDNQPCGGTKETTFVNGLDSSDISSSDIETDKIESVENEMPSNNLCGNDVHLETQYGSAVWDIFRRQDVPKLTEYLNKHHREFRHITSLPVNFVIHPIHDQHFYLNEKHKKQLKLEYGVEPWTFEQHLGEAVFIPAGCPHQVRNRKPCIKVAMDFVSPENVNECVRLTEEFRLLPKYHRSKEDKLEIKKMALYAADVAIAEATKLVGAK, translated from the exons atGGATGAAACTGGTGATGACGAGTCTAGGAGGTGCAGTAGAAACGGGTCAGGTGGATGGAGGTGCAAAGAGCAAGCTTTACCTGGAAAAACCCATTGTGAAAGGCATCATGAGTATTACAAAAGCAGGAATTCGAGTAGTTTTGTTGAAAAGAATGGTGGAATAAGAAATggggttgttgttgatgatcatGATAATGGAGGTAAAGGGTTGTTTGGTGGTGATGATCATGGTGTTGTTGAGGGATTTGGAGGGGTTTTTGGTGATGTTGAAGTGAATGGTGGTGTTAATGCTGGTATTGGCCGTGAAAGGTTTAATCTTTGGCAACAAGGGGATGGTCAACAAGGTGGGAGGTTTGAGCAAGCCAGTGGGAATTTAGGTCAGTTTTTGGGTGATGGAGTTGAATTTGTTGGTGGGTTTGTTGAGGATAGGAATAGGGCTGTTGGTTTAGGTCAGCAATGGGGTGGTGTAGGTGTATTTGGAAATGGTGGTGGTGTTTCTGGTGTTGGTAAAGATGATCATGGAAATGGTGTTGATGGTGTTTGTGGAAATGATTCACCTGGTTTTGGTTCTGATGGAATTAATGGGTTGATTGGTGAAGGGGGTTGTTTTGGGAATTTGTATGATAGGAGTTTTCAAGCTCTTCTTTCTCAAGGTAGGGTTTGTGATGAAGATGTGAATTTGACTGGTGGTGGAACTAGCTTTCAAGGGTTGGGTGGTGAAAGTGCTTATGATTTTAGAGGTGTGGGAAATCTAAGTCAGTGTGGTAAgtttgaaggtgaaaaaaatGTTGGTAGTATATTAACAGTTCCCGAGTCAAGTAACAAGATGGGAGCATTTGGTGTGGAAGAGGGAATGGAAATGTTATTAAGTGGAGGAGTTTCCATCAATGAGGAGGCAAGGGGTGAAGCCTTGAAGCCATTGGCTAAGAGAGGTAGGCCTAAGGGTTCTAAGAATAAGATTAAGAAGAAAGAGGTTGACTTAGTCACTAATGGAGAAACTGTTTGTGGAAGTGCTAATGTTGGAACAACTGTTGAAATTCTAGAGACTGAGAAATCAGTGTTTTCTGGTAAGGCTGATCAGGAAGGCGTGGACATGGGCGACATTGCAAGGACAAAGAAGCGTGGTCAACCGGAAGATTGGAAGCGTGGAAGGCATATTATTTTGGCAGTTGGTTATGAAATTGATGGGGTTGGTGAGATTACAGGACCAATGGAGCGTGGTAGAAAATCAAAGGGTTCAGTAAACGAAGAGAAGAATGTTGAGGAGGTTAGCAGTGAAGTTGCTGGTGCCGGTGAGATTGCAAGGCCTAAGAAGCTTGGTCGGATGGAAGCATCAAAATGCGGGAAGGAGATTGTCGTAGAGGTTAGTAATGATGTTGGTGGTGAGATTGTGAGGCGAAAGAAGCGTGGTCGACCAAAAGGTTCAAAATGTGGAAAGGAGATTGTCCTAGAGGTTAATAATGAAGTTGTTGGTGCCGAGGTTATCATTGAAGTTGCTGGTGCTGGCGAGATTGCAAGGCCTAAGAAGCTTGGTCGGCTGGAAGGGTCAAAATGTGGGAAGGAGATTGTCGTGGAGGTTAGTAATGATGTTGCTGGTGAGATTGTGAGGCCAAAGAAGCGTGGTCGACCAAAAGGTTCAAAATGTGGAAAGGAGATTGTGGTAGAGGTTAATCATGAAGTTGCTGGTGCCGGTGAGATTGCAAGGTCTAAGAAGCGTGGTCGACCAAAAGGTTATAAGTGTCAAAAGGAGATTGTTATTAAGCGTGGTCGACCTAAGGGCACaaagaacaagaagaaaataCTAGAAGATCAGGAATTGCATGTCCAAACCCTTGTTCAGGATGAGGTTCAAAATGTTAAACCAAAGCTAGGTCGACCAAAGGGGtctaaaaataagaagaaaaatattgcCGGTGAAGATGGAAACAAGTTACATAAGGAGAAAAAAAGGCGTGGTTGGCCAAAAGGTTTTTGCTTAAAGCCAAAGGAGATTGCTGCTCGATTGGATGAGAAGATTGAAAGGCGTGGTAGGCCAAAGGGTTCTGGCATGAAGCCAAAGGAGACTGCTGTTCAATTGGATGCGAAGATTGAAAGGCGTGGTAGGCCAAAGGGTGCTGGCAAAAAGCCAAAAGAGATTGTTGTTCGATTGGATACGAAGATTGAAAGGCGTGGTAGGCCAAAGGGTTCAGGGAAAAAGCAAAAGGAGGTTGCATCTCAATTGGCTTTACAGATTGAAAGTCAGAAGAGTACTCGTGTTGATGGAGCTTTGAGTACGATTGTGCCACATAAGCATATACAAGAGGAATCCATTTCACCGCTAAAAGATCCAGTAAATAAGGAGGAAAAGTCAGATTTTGTCCTTGAGTGCTCAAAGGATTCTGGAATTGAAAAGATAACAAAAGGGTTGATGAGCAAATCTGGCGATGTCCATAAGAGGTGCAGTGAAAGATTAAGAACATTGCTAACCGACCACAAGAATTCTCAGGATGTTGAAGTGGAAGAAACTTTTTGTGAAAATGAGGTGGAAGAAGCTATAGATCATGAATTGGAATCTTCAGATTTGATG GGTGAACCAGAGACCAAAAAGGAGCCTAGGAATTTAAGGTGCCATCAGTGCTGGAAGAAAAGTAGGACTGGAATTGTTGTTTGTACCAagtgcaaaagaaaaaaatattgttatgaGTGCATAGCAAAATG gtACCAAGATAAAACTAGAGAGGAGATAGAGACTGCTTGTCCCTTTTGTCTTGATTATTGCAATTGCCGACTGTGCTTGAAGAAAACTATATCGACGATG AATGGGAATGGCGAAGCAGATGCAGATGTCAAATTACAGAAATTGTTTTACTTGCTTAAGAAAACTCTGCCTTTACTCCAACATATCCAACGGGAGCAGAAATCAGAGTTGGAAGTAGAAGCAAGCATTCACG GTTCCCTGATGGTGGAAGAGAAGGATATTCTGCAGGCAGCAGTTGACGATGATGATCGAGTTTATTG TGACAACTGCAATACGTCCATTGTCAATTTCCACAGAAGTTGTGTCAATCCGTATTGTCGGTACGACCTCTGTCTCACTTGTTGCACAGAACTTAGAAATGGAGTTCATTCCAAAGATATTCCTGCTAGTGGTGGTAATGAGGAAATGGTCAATACACCACCAGAAACTATTGCTTGGAGAGCAGAGACAAATGGCAGCATTCCTTGTCCTCCAAAAGCTAGAGGAGGTTGTGGTACTGCTACCCTTTCGCTGAGGCGCCTATTCAAAGCTAATTGGATCGAAAAATTGACTAGGGATGCGGAGGAACTTACCATCAAATATCAGCCACCTATTGTTGATCTTTCTTTAGAATGTTCAGAGTGTCGTAGTTTTGAGGAAGATGCAGCACATAATTCTGCAAGGAAGGCAGCTTCTAGAGAAACCGGTCATGACAACTTATTGTACTGCCCTGATGCCATTGAAATCGGAGACACGGAATTTGACCATTTCCAAAGACACTGGATAAGAGGTGAACCTGTTATTGTTAGGAACGTGTACAAAAAGGGTAGTGGCCTTAGCTGGGACCCAATGGTGATGTGGAGAGCTTTTAGATTGGCAAAGAACATATTAAAAGATGAGGCAGACACTTTTAAAGCCATTGACTGCTTAGATTGGTGCGAG GTACAAGTTAACGCCTTTCAGTTCTTCAAAGGCTACTTGACAGGGCGTAGGTACAGAAATGGATGGCCGGAAATGTTGAAGCTAAAGGATTGGCCTCCAACAAATTTTTTCGAAGATTGTTTGCCAAGGCATGGTGCTGAGTTTACAGCGATGCTTCCTTTTAGTGATTACACACATCCGAAATCTGGTATTTTAAACCTTGCCACAAAGCTGCCTACTGTTTTGAAGCCAGATTTGGGCCCTAAAACATACATTGCTTATGGAGCTTTAGAAGAGTTGAGTAGAGGTGATTCTGTGACAAAATTACATTGTGACATTTCAGATGCG GTCAATATTCTGACGCACACAGCTGACGTAAAGACACCAGCGTGGCAatccaaaatcataaaaaagttaaagaaGAAATATGAAGTTGAAGATATGCGAGAGCTCTATGGTCTGGACAGTAAGGCAGCTGGTTCGCGTGGAAGAAAACGTAAAAAGCGTCGCGTAGGTGTTACCGTGGATCTTAAAATATCTGAAAAAGAAGACATTAATGGTAGAGACTCAACCTTGCTTGAAAgtcaagaaaaagaagacaaactTGATAGAGAAGCTTGTGTTCAAGAGTTCTCTGAATCTACCAAAAGTAAATTAGATTTAAATGTGAGCAATCAGGAAGTCATCGATTCACCAAGGTTTCAGCAATTTGATCTCAATAGTCTTGATTCCAATTTCTTGGTTCCTAGAAATGACTGCGAGTCGATGCTTTATGATAATGTGGAACAACGGTGCTCACGACCACGCGATGGATCTTGTAAAGGAAATACATCCGTGATTGATAATCAACCTTGTGGTGGaacaaaagaaacaacattTGTCAATGGATTAGATTCTTCAGACATTTCCTCTTCGGATATTGAGACTGACAAAATAGAGTCTGTTGAAAATGAGATGCCGAGTAATAATTTATGTGGGAATGATGTTCATTTGGAGACTCAATATGGGAGTGCTGTGTGGGACATATTCCGTAGGCAAGATGTACCAAAACTAACAGAGTACCTAAATAAACACCATAGAGAGTTTCGCCACATAACTAGTCTTCCAGTGAATTTT GTGATTCATCCCATTCATGACCAGCACTTTTATTTGAATGAGAAACATAAAAAGCAGCTAAAGCTAGAATATG GTGTTGAACCCTGGACGTTCGAGCAACATCTCGGGGAAGCTGTTTTCATACCTGCAGGATGCCCTCATCAAGTGAGAAATAGAAAG CCTTGCATCAAAGTGGCTATGGACTTTGTTTCGCCCGAGAATGTTAATGAGTGTGTTCGATTGACAGAGGAATTCCGGTTACTTCCAAAATACCATAGATCtaaggaagataaattagag ATAAAGAAGATGGCACTCTATGCTGCCGATGTTGCTATCGCTGAAGCCACTAAACTCGTGGGAGCTAAATAA